One Pirellulales bacterium genomic window carries:
- the hisC gene encoding histidinol-phosphate transaminase, giving the protein MSHFRAEIDRMTGYAPGEQPQVGKFIKLNTNENPYRCSPAVNRAIQTVLERGLERYSDSMATAFRERAADVLGVGPDWIMAANGSDEILTIVTRAFVGEGQRIRLPFPSYILYKTLAEIQGAQSEEVHFRRDWTLGDDFSQAAADLRLVFLPNPNSPSGTVLSPARVLEIAQRLPCPLLVDEAYVDFAETSCLDLVKQTDKVLISRTFSKSYALAGLRFGFVVAQPHVIAGLVKLKDSYNCDALSIAGAVAAIDDQRWLAETRGKIIATRERMTRALRELGFDAVDSQANFVWCPHPQVPVKPLYERLKENRVLVRYMHYAGWGDGLRISIGADDQVDACLALLKGMI; this is encoded by the coding sequence GTGTCGCATTTTCGCGCCGAAATCGACCGAATGACGGGCTACGCGCCGGGCGAGCAGCCGCAGGTGGGCAAGTTCATCAAGCTCAACACCAACGAGAACCCGTATCGCTGCTCGCCGGCGGTGAATCGGGCCATCCAAACCGTGCTGGAGCGCGGACTGGAGCGCTATTCCGACTCGATGGCCACCGCCTTTCGCGAACGCGCCGCCGATGTGCTGGGGGTCGGCCCCGATTGGATCATGGCCGCCAACGGCAGCGACGAAATCTTGACCATCGTCACCCGCGCCTTTGTCGGCGAGGGGCAGCGCATCCGTTTGCCATTTCCCAGCTACATCCTCTACAAGACCTTGGCCGAAATCCAAGGCGCGCAAAGCGAAGAAGTTCATTTTCGGCGCGACTGGACGCTCGGCGACGACTTTTCGCAGGCCGCCGCCGACCTGCGACTGGTGTTTCTGCCTAATCCCAACAGCCCCTCGGGCACCGTGCTGTCGCCGGCGCGGGTGCTGGAAATCGCCCAGCGGCTTCCCTGCCCTTTGTTGGTCGACGAGGCCTATGTCGATTTCGCCGAGACAAGCTGCCTCGACCTGGTGAAGCAGACCGACAAGGTGCTGATCTCGCGGACCTTCAGCAAGTCGTACGCGCTGGCCGGGCTGCGATTTGGATTTGTCGTGGCGCAGCCGCACGTGATCGCGGGGCTGGTCAAACTCAAAGATTCCTACAACTGCGACGCCCTATCGATCGCCGGCGCGGTGGCCGCCATCGACGACCAGCGCTGGTTGGCCGAGACGCGCGGCAAGATCATCGCCACGCGCGAGCGGATGACCCGCGCTTTGCGCGAGTTGGGTTTCGACGCCGTCGACAGCCAGGCCAATTTTGTCTGGTGCCCACACCCGCAAGTACCGGTCAAGCCGCTCTACGAGCGACTCAAGGAGAACCGGGTGTTGGTCAGGTACATGCATTATGCGGGCTGGGGGGACGGCCTACGCATTTCGATCGGGGCCGACGATCAGGTCGATGCCTGTCTGGCCCTCTTGAAGGGTATGATTTGA
- a CDS encoding glutamate dehydrogenase, whose amino-acid sequence MRAFEATGYYFNRAADQLDLTSNMRTLLLTPMREIRVQVSVEMDNGEVTTFIGYRVQHDNARGPMKGGLRFHPDVDLDEVRSLAALMTWKTAVVDLPYGGAKGGIAVDPRKLSPRELETITRKFVDQIHDLVGPTVDIPAPDMGTNAEVMAWFANQYAKYHGFSPACVTGKPVELHGLPGREEATGRGVGILAYKFIGRLNRKPRDTRVAIQGFGNVGSHAAKFLHEADFKVVAVSDLSGAYYRPEGLDVAAMLRHSLQNKGLLTGYPDAEHLEPSRLFGLDVELLIPAALGDVINTTNMEQIKAPLILEAANGPTDPEADAYLEKQGVTILPDILANAGGVTASYFEWVQNLQHYQWGLNRVRQELDRVMTDAFERVWQIAQERKVSLRTAAYILGIGRVGRATVLGGIA is encoded by the coding sequence ATGCGAGCATTCGAGGCCACGGGCTACTACTTCAATCGCGCGGCTGATCAACTCGATCTGACCAGCAATATGCGCACTCTGCTCCTCACCCCAATGCGCGAGATTCGCGTGCAGGTGTCTGTGGAGATGGACAACGGCGAGGTGACCACTTTCATTGGCTACCGCGTGCAGCACGACAACGCCCGCGGCCCGATGAAGGGAGGACTACGGTTTCATCCCGATGTCGATCTCGACGAGGTGCGTTCGCTCGCGGCGCTGATGACCTGGAAGACCGCAGTGGTCGATTTGCCGTACGGCGGCGCCAAAGGGGGCATCGCCGTCGATCCGCGCAAGCTCAGCCCGCGCGAACTGGAAACCATCACGCGCAAGTTTGTCGATCAAATCCACGACCTGGTTGGTCCGACGGTTGATATTCCGGCGCCCGACATGGGCACCAACGCCGAGGTAATGGCTTGGTTTGCAAACCAATACGCGAAGTACCACGGATTCAGTCCCGCCTGCGTGACCGGCAAGCCAGTCGAGTTGCACGGCCTGCCCGGCCGAGAAGAAGCGACGGGCCGAGGGGTGGGCATCCTGGCCTATAAGTTCATTGGCCGCTTGAATCGCAAACCGCGCGATACGCGAGTGGCTATCCAGGGCTTTGGCAATGTGGGCTCGCACGCCGCCAAGTTCTTGCACGAGGCCGATTTTAAGGTGGTGGCGGTCAGCGATTTGAGCGGGGCGTACTATCGGCCCGAGGGGCTCGACGTAGCCGCGATGCTACGCCACTCGCTGCAAAACAAGGGGTTGTTGACTGGCTACCCGGATGCCGAGCATTTGGAGCCGTCGCGCTTGTTTGGGCTCGACGTGGAACTTTTGATTCCGGCGGCGCTGGGGGATGTCATCAACACCACCAACATGGAGCAAATCAAGGCACCGTTGATCCTGGAGGCTGCGAACGGCCCAACCGATCCCGAGGCCGATGCGTATTTAGAGAAGCAAGGTGTGACGATTTTGCCGGACATTCTGGCAAATGCTGGCGGTGTGACCGCAAGTTACTTCGAATGGGTCCAAAATCTGCAACACTACCAGTGGGGACTCAACCGCGTGCGACAGGAGCTAGATCGCGTTATGACGGACGCCTTTGAACGCGTTTGGCAGATCGCGCAAGAGCGCAAGGTGAGTCTCCGCACGGCGGCGTACATCCTGGGCATTGGCCGCGTGGGCCGTGCCACGGTGCTAGGCGGAATCGCATAG
- a CDS encoding tetratricopeptide repeat protein, giving the protein MRRAIITLLSLLLASPMASGGDAELLVDSARAALAAGKLDEAAAKARQAIDASPADARPRLLLASIHEQRRAYRDAAVAYSDILSLKGLPLAPASAAEIHDRRGSAHFLAGEIDASIADFDKAIELDPGRLAGHWKRGISYYYAGRFAEGRRQFEAYQTVDANDVENAVWCYICHAREESLEAAAKQLLPIQRDRRVPLMEIYRLFAGKGAPNDVLAAARAGKPGEQELRERLFFAQLYLGLWHEAHGRSAESLAAMREAATHASDSGYMWEVPRVHLQLRSGEKAPE; this is encoded by the coding sequence ATGCGACGCGCGATCATCACTTTGTTATCGCTGCTCTTGGCGTCCCCAATGGCGAGCGGGGGCGACGCCGAATTGCTGGTCGATAGCGCCCGCGCCGCGCTCGCCGCCGGCAAGCTGGACGAAGCGGCCGCCAAGGCCAGGCAAGCCATTGACGCGTCGCCGGCCGATGCCCGGCCGCGCCTACTGCTGGCGAGCATCCACGAACAACGTCGCGCGTATCGCGATGCCGCAGTGGCATACAGCGACATTTTGAGTTTGAAGGGGCTGCCGCTCGCGCCGGCCAGCGCCGCTGAAATCCACGACCGCCGTGGCAGCGCGCATTTTTTGGCTGGCGAAATTGACGCCTCCATCGCCGATTTCGACAAGGCCATCGAGCTCGACCCCGGCCGGCTGGCGGGGCACTGGAAGCGAGGCATTTCGTACTACTACGCTGGGCGATTCGCCGAGGGGCGCCGCCAATTCGAGGCCTATCAAACGGTCGATGCCAATGACGTGGAGAACGCCGTGTGGTGCTACATATGCCACGCCAGGGAGGAATCGCTCGAAGCCGCGGCCAAACAGTTGTTGCCGATCCAGCGCGACCGCCGCGTGCCGCTGATGGAGATTTACCGCCTGTTTGCTGGAAAAGGCGCGCCCAACGATGTGCTTGCTGCCGCGCGGGCCGGTAAGCCCGGCGAGCAAGAATTGCGCGAGCGGTTGTTCTTTGCGCAGCTTTATTTAGGACTCTGGCACGAGGCGCACGGTCGCTCCGCCGAGTCGCTGGCCGCCATGCGCGAGGCGGCAACGCACGCCAGTGACAGCGGCTATATGTGGGAAGTGCCTCGCGTGCATCTGCAATTGCGATCTGGCGAGAAAGCGCCGGAGTAA
- the rfbB gene encoding dTDP-glucose 4,6-dehydratase, translated as MQTILVTGGAGFIGSCFVRQWIAEESTQLVNLDKLTYAGNLDSLAPVEGNSRHIFVQGDIADRELVGRLLAEHRPRAIVNFAAESHVDRSIDGPAEFVQTNVVGTFELLEATREYLKGLTPGERDGFRFLHVSTDEVYGSLGDEGKFLETTPYSPNSPYSASKAASDHFVRAYHHTFGVPTLVTNCSNNYGPYQFPEKLLPLMITKCFKGEPLPLYGDGMNIRDWLFVEDHCHAIRAVLAAGKVGETYNVGGNCERTNKDVVHAICDTVDRLRPDLKHRPCRNLITRVADRPGHDRRYAIDAGKIERDLGWKPAQNFESGLELTIRWYMDHPVWVERVLSGKYQQERLGVG; from the coding sequence ATGCAGACCATCTTGGTGACCGGCGGCGCCGGCTTCATCGGCAGTTGTTTTGTCCGCCAATGGATCGCTGAAGAATCGACCCAGCTCGTCAATCTGGACAAGCTCACCTACGCGGGCAACCTCGATTCGCTAGCGCCGGTCGAAGGCAACTCGCGACACATTTTTGTGCAGGGAGACATTGCCGATCGTGAATTGGTGGGCCGCCTGCTGGCCGAACATCGACCGCGGGCCATCGTCAACTTCGCGGCCGAGTCGCATGTCGATCGCTCGATCGACGGCCCGGCGGAGTTCGTGCAAACCAATGTGGTCGGCACGTTTGAATTGCTCGAAGCCACGCGTGAATATCTGAAAGGTCTGACGCCCGGCGAGCGCGACGGCTTTCGCTTCTTGCATGTCTCGACCGACGAGGTGTATGGATCGCTGGGAGACGAGGGCAAATTTCTGGAGACCACCCCTTATTCGCCCAACTCCCCCTACTCGGCATCGAAGGCGGCGAGCGACCACTTTGTGCGGGCGTATCATCACACCTTTGGCGTGCCGACGTTGGTCACCAACTGCTCGAACAACTATGGGCCGTACCAGTTTCCCGAGAAGCTCTTGCCGTTGATGATTACCAAGTGTTTCAAGGGAGAACCGCTGCCGCTCTATGGCGACGGCATGAACATTCGCGACTGGCTGTTTGTCGAAGATCATTGCCACGCGATCCGCGCGGTGCTTGCCGCCGGCAAGGTGGGCGAAACTTACAACGTGGGGGGCAATTGCGAACGCACCAACAAGGACGTGGTGCATGCGATCTGCGACACCGTCGATCGGCTGCGTCCCGATTTGAAGCATCGTCCCTGCCGCAACCTGATTACCCGCGTCGCCGATCGCCCCGGACACGACCGCCGCTACGCCATCGACGCCGGCAAGATCGAGCGCGACCTGGGCTGGAAACCGGCGCAGAATTTCGAGTCGGGGCTCGAACTGACTATTCGCTGGTATATGGACCATCCGGTATGGGTCGAGCGCGTCTTGTCGGGCAAGTACCAGCAGGAGCGATTGGGAGTGGGGTGA
- a CDS encoding aldo/keto reductase, whose amino-acid sequence MSRGHEAATERRDFLKQGLLAAAGGAVLPSALAFAAAPDQKEIATTATGLPMKPFGKTGHVLPILGMGGSAFVKMFIQAYGVPLPPMEESARLVRYAFDQGIRYFDTARVYGESEKIFGQGLAGVRDQVYLATKCHAMEAKGVRPMLEKSLSELNTDYVDCVQIHSPAIEKIGFDGAMQLHAELVKLRDEKLLRFIGLTTHVAFEDVLKMISTGGFDQTLLAYGYFRKGMDTILSHRNLELREMCLAKAHEQGMAIVAMKVMGANILGHNAANLVPDAAPESLAKLPPAAIRWVLQDERVSLLNIGVSMQSDLDQNLATLRGDLRYTNADAMALANFSARAYEAPLVKEMQVTWLGSDGVVA is encoded by the coding sequence ATGAGTCGTGGTCATGAAGCCGCCACCGAGCGTCGCGATTTTCTCAAGCAGGGATTGCTGGCCGCCGCGGGGGGCGCTGTTCTCCCCTCGGCCCTCGCGTTCGCCGCTGCTCCCGATCAGAAAGAGATAGCCACCACGGCCACAGGGCTGCCGATGAAGCCATTTGGCAAGACCGGGCATGTGCTGCCGATCCTCGGCATGGGCGGATCGGCCTTTGTGAAGATGTTCATTCAGGCCTATGGCGTGCCGCTGCCGCCGATGGAAGAAAGCGCGCGGCTGGTGCGCTACGCCTTTGACCAAGGCATCCGCTATTTCGACACTGCCCGCGTCTATGGCGAAAGCGAAAAAATATTTGGCCAGGGTTTGGCCGGCGTGCGCGATCAGGTGTACCTGGCCACCAAGTGCCATGCCATGGAGGCGAAGGGGGTGCGGCCGATGCTGGAGAAGTCGCTCTCCGAGTTGAACACGGACTATGTCGATTGCGTGCAGATCCACAGCCCGGCGATTGAGAAGATCGGCTTCGACGGCGCCATGCAGTTGCACGCCGAACTGGTCAAACTGCGCGATGAGAAGCTGCTGAGGTTCATCGGACTGACGACGCACGTGGCGTTTGAAGACGTACTCAAGATGATCTCCACGGGCGGCTTCGATCAAACACTGTTGGCGTATGGCTACTTTCGCAAGGGGATGGATACCATTCTCTCGCATCGCAACCTGGAACTGCGCGAAATGTGCCTTGCCAAGGCGCACGAGCAGGGCATGGCGATCGTGGCGATGAAGGTGATGGGCGCCAACATCTTGGGCCACAACGCGGCCAATCTCGTGCCCGACGCGGCGCCCGAGTCGCTGGCCAAGTTGCCGCCGGCAGCGATCCGCTGGGTGTTGCAAGACGAGCGAGTGTCGCTACTCAATATCGGCGTCTCGATGCAGAGCGATCTCGATCAGAATCTGGCGACGCTCCGCGGCGATCTGCGTTACACCAATGCCGACGCGATGGCGCTGGCCAACTTCTCTGCCCGCGCTTACGAAGCGCCGCTGGTCAAGGAGATGCAGGTCACCTGGCTCGGCAGCGATGGCGTCGTGGCGTGA
- the hisB gene encoding imidazoleglycerol-phosphate dehydratase HisB, which produces MARTAKIQRRTAETAIELELNLDGAGIANVATGVGFLDHMLTLLARHAAIDLTVNALGDLHVDQHHTVEDVGICLGQAMRQALGDKAGIRRYGHFTLPMDETLVTTALDLGGRYYLVFDAKFPSEKIGQFDTELVEDFWQAVAANALANLHVVLHHGRNSHHIAEAIFKSTARSLRMALEHDPRMPGVPSTKGTLTE; this is translated from the coding sequence ATGGCACGCACCGCCAAAATACAACGCCGCACCGCCGAAACGGCGATCGAGTTGGAACTCAACCTCGATGGCGCCGGCATCGCCAATGTGGCGACCGGAGTCGGCTTTCTGGACCACATGCTCACGCTGTTGGCGCGGCATGCCGCCATCGACCTGACAGTCAATGCGCTCGGCGACCTGCATGTCGATCAGCATCACACGGTTGAGGATGTCGGCATCTGCCTCGGCCAGGCCATGCGGCAGGCCCTGGGAGACAAGGCGGGCATTCGTCGCTACGGGCACTTCACGCTTCCCATGGATGAGACGCTGGTGACCACCGCGCTTGACCTGGGGGGGCGTTACTACCTGGTGTTCGACGCCAAGTTTCCTAGCGAAAAGATCGGCCAGTTCGATACCGAGCTGGTCGAAGACTTTTGGCAGGCGGTGGCGGCCAACGCGCTGGCTAATCTGCATGTAGTGTTGCACCACGGGCGCAACAGCCATCACATCGCCGAGGCGATCTTCAAATCGACTGCCCGTTCGCTACGGATGGCGCTGGAGCACGATCCGCGCATGCCGGGCGTGCCGAGCACCAAAGGCACGCTCACCGAATAG
- a CDS encoding sigma-70 family RNA polymerase sigma factor: MHTDYLLASLRQLRDHEVEQAPRERQMEYVDRAERLLSEIDPKRNYSFDFVCQRLTEGACSARKSQKCAGKDLQHDLRLWVEDLSDAANVAADTAGEPVLTVEDLSKRYNVSTKTVSRWRQQGLVSRRFVFDGRKRVGFLRSSVERFVTANEDRVRRGSSFSQLDDAERDQIIERSRRLIQAGACPAEAMKRVARRFDRSVETVRYTIKQFDGEHPDSAVFPEHSGTLADHVKQRIYQQYRRGITVDALAKQHCRTKTSIYRVINEMRARQILDLPLDFIPSPEFEKANADRVILTPMPASPTAPRAVRLPSGLPPYLQSLYEVPLLNREQEGHLFRKYNYLKYRAGKLRNQIDPLRPKSALMDEIEGLHQQAIDTKNQIIRANLRLVVSIAKRHVGATGDFFELVSDGNVSLMRAVEKFDYGRGNKFSTYATWAIMKNYARTIPDEHRQRDRFRTSHDEMFSATQDVRSDQFELELAQRSRETQIGRILDALDEREQKIIISRFGLERGHEPLTLKEVGAELGVTKERIRQIEARALMKLRKAAEDERIEVPGV; this comes from the coding sequence ATGCATACCGACTATTTGCTTGCCAGCTTGCGTCAATTGCGCGATCACGAGGTGGAACAAGCCCCGCGTGAACGCCAAATGGAATACGTCGATCGGGCCGAGCGCCTGTTGAGCGAAATCGACCCCAAGCGCAATTACAGCTTTGATTTCGTTTGCCAGCGCTTGACCGAAGGCGCCTGCAGCGCGCGCAAGTCGCAGAAGTGCGCCGGCAAGGATTTGCAGCACGACCTGCGGCTGTGGGTCGAAGACCTCTCCGATGCCGCCAACGTGGCGGCTGACACCGCAGGCGAGCCTGTGCTCACCGTCGAAGATCTGAGCAAGCGTTACAACGTGTCGACCAAGACCGTGTCGCGCTGGCGCCAGCAGGGGCTGGTCAGCCGGCGATTTGTGTTCGACGGGCGAAAGCGCGTCGGCTTTTTGCGTAGCTCGGTGGAGCGGTTTGTAACCGCCAACGAGGACCGTGTGCGCCGTGGCTCGAGCTTTAGCCAGCTTGACGACGCGGAACGCGATCAGATCATCGAGCGCTCGCGGCGTCTGATTCAGGCCGGGGCGTGCCCCGCCGAAGCGATGAAGCGGGTCGCTCGCCGCTTCGATCGCAGCGTCGAGACTGTTCGCTACACGATCAAGCAGTTCGATGGCGAGCATCCCGACAGTGCGGTGTTTCCGGAGCATTCCGGCACGCTGGCCGACCACGTGAAGCAGCGGATTTATCAGCAATATCGCCGTGGCATCACGGTCGACGCGTTGGCCAAGCAGCACTGCCGCACCAAGACCAGCATTTACCGCGTCATCAACGAGATGCGGGCGCGCCAGATTCTGGACTTGCCGCTCGACTTTATTCCCAGCCCAGAGTTTGAAAAGGCAAACGCGGATCGCGTGATTTTGACGCCGATGCCGGCCTCGCCCACCGCCCCCCGTGCGGTGCGCCTGCCGAGCGGGTTGCCCCCCTACCTGCAAAGCCTGTACGAGGTGCCGCTGCTCAATCGCGAGCAGGAAGGGCATCTTTTCCGCAAGTACAACTACCTGAAGTATCGGGCGGGCAAGCTGCGCAACCAGATCGATCCGCTGCGACCCAAAAGCGCCTTGATGGATGAGATCGAAGGGCTGCATCAGCAGGCAATCGACACCAAGAACCAGATCATTCGGGCAAATCTGCGTCTGGTCGTGTCGATCGCCAAGCGGCATGTCGGCGCCACCGGCGACTTTTTCGAGCTGGTGAGCGATGGCAACGTCTCGCTGATGCGGGCGGTGGAAAAGTTCGATTACGGTCGCGGCAACAAGTTCAGCACATACGCCACCTGGGCGATTATGAAGAACTATGCTCGCACCATCCCGGACGAGCATCGACAGCGTGATCGCTTTCGCACCAGCCACGACGAGATGTTCTCGGCGACGCAGGATGTTCGCAGCGATCAGTTTGAGCTGGAATTGGCTCAGCGCTCGCGGGAGACGCAGATTGGCCGGATTTTGGACGCGCTCGACGAGCGGGAGCAAAAGATCATCATCA
- a CDS encoding cyclic nucleotide-binding domain-containing protein, whose translation MLNHQGEPAATKDRALPVGVAAAALADVPIFSNLSTKEREQLASVAHTERYATGDMIFREGGRDARLCVVLSGQCEVICHPAHDGAASPLRLAVLERNDSFGEMSFFDRAPHSADVRAASPVELLCIDSAEFDRLTEAGSTAACKLALGSVRTLAERLRRMDHWVAQLAGAETRRVRVDEWNNFRKQLQGIWKA comes from the coding sequence ATGTTGAATCATCAGGGGGAACCGGCAGCGACGAAAGATCGGGCGTTGCCCGTTGGCGTGGCCGCAGCCGCGCTGGCCGACGTGCCGATCTTTTCCAATCTCTCGACCAAGGAGCGCGAACAGCTTGCCTCCGTGGCTCATACCGAGCGTTACGCGACCGGCGATATGATCTTTCGCGAAGGGGGCCGCGACGCGCGCTTGTGCGTGGTGCTGTCCGGCCAATGCGAAGTGATTTGCCACCCCGCCCATGACGGCGCTGCTTCCCCGCTGCGACTGGCGGTGCTGGAGCGGAACGACAGCTTTGGCGAGATGTCGTTCTTTGATCGGGCTCCGCACTCGGCCGATGTGCGCGCGGCGAGCCCCGTGGAACTATTGTGCATCGATAGCGCCGAGTTCGATCGCTTGACCGAGGCGGGCTCGACAGCGGCCTGCAAGCTGGCGCTGGGCTCGGTGCGCACGCTGGCCGAGCGGCTACGGCGGATGGATCACTGGGTCGCTCAGTTGGCCGGCGCCGAAACGCGCCGCGTCCGCGTCGACGAGTGGAACAATTTCCGCAAGCAACTACAGGGCATCTGGAAGGCTTAG
- the hisD gene encoding histidinol dehydrogenase: MKITRIDTRHDDVAQALAAVRERLSPRGDIVSEAGRRRTIEVFGEALRPSQVVERICRDVREQGWAAVLGYTHKLDGAELTPETVRVPAHELVEAHRAVEPEFLSTIRQIRDNILRFQRELVPRDVRLPLAGGGHLGQRYLPLSRVGICVPGGAAAYPSTVLMTAVPAQAAGVRELVVVAPPTPFGSYNRDLLATCHELGIDEVYRIGGAQAVAALAYGVPGVAKVDKIVGPGNLFVALAKKLVYGDVDIDSIAGPSEVVVIGDQSTRADYTAADMIAQAEHSPGASILVTWSSELAGAVALELDRQLARLERSDLARQSLESFGAIILTRDADEACAIADLLAAEHLHIATQDAEALLAKIPHAGAAFLGPYSPVAVGDYVAGPSHVLPTGGTAHFFSALSALDFVRGTSVIHFTADDLQAAAPAVRVMADKEGLTAHRASVDIRLPKESP; the protein is encoded by the coding sequence TTGAAAATCACCCGCATCGACACCCGACACGACGACGTGGCCCAGGCGCTGGCCGCCGTGCGTGAGCGCCTGAGTCCGCGCGGCGACATCGTCAGCGAGGCGGGTCGGCGCCGTACGATCGAGGTGTTTGGCGAGGCGCTGCGGCCCAGCCAGGTGGTCGAGCGCATCTGCCGCGACGTGCGCGAGCAGGGGTGGGCCGCCGTGCTTGGCTACACACACAAACTCGACGGCGCCGAGTTGACGCCCGAAACGGTGCGCGTGCCGGCGCATGAGCTTGTCGAGGCGCATCGCGCGGTCGAGCCAGAGTTCCTGTCGACCATCCGCCAAATTCGCGACAATATCCTGCGCTTTCAGCGCGAACTGGTCCCGCGCGACGTGCGCTTGCCGCTGGCCGGTGGCGGCCATCTGGGCCAGCGCTACTTGCCGCTGTCGCGGGTTGGCATCTGCGTGCCAGGGGGCGCGGCGGCTTATCCATCGACGGTGCTGATGACCGCCGTGCCGGCGCAGGCGGCCGGCGTACGCGAGTTGGTGGTGGTCGCTCCGCCAACTCCTTTTGGCTCTTACAACCGCGATCTGCTGGCCACTTGTCACGAGTTGGGCATCGACGAGGTGTATCGCATCGGCGGCGCGCAGGCCGTGGCCGCGCTCGCCTATGGCGTGCCAGGGGTGGCCAAGGTCGACAAGATCGTGGGGCCGGGCAATCTGTTCGTGGCGCTAGCCAAGAAGCTGGTGTATGGCGACGTCGATATCGACTCGATCGCTGGCCCTAGCGAGGTAGTGGTGATCGGCGACCAGTCGACGCGGGCCGACTACACGGCGGCCGACATGATCGCCCAGGCGGAGCACTCCCCCGGGGCGAGCATCCTGGTCACCTGGAGCAGCGAATTGGCCGGCGCTGTCGCGCTAGAACTCGACCGGCAACTGGCGCGACTAGAACGTAGCGACCTGGCCCGTCAGAGCCTGGAAAGCTTTGGCGCGATCATCCTGACGCGCGACGCCGACGAGGCTTGCGCCATCGCCGACTTGTTGGCCGCCGAGCACCTGCACATCGCCACGCAAGACGCCGAGGCGCTATTGGCTAAAATTCCGCACGCGGGCGCCGCCTTTCTCGGTCCCTATTCGCCGGTGGCGGTAGGTGATTACGTCGCTGGCCCATCGCATGTGCTGCCGACCGGCGGCACGGCGCACTTTTTCAGCGCGCTGTCGGCGCTCGACTTTGTGCGCGGCACTAGCGTGATCCACTTCACCGCCGACGACCTGCAAGCGGCCGCCCCCGCGGTGCGCGTCATGGCCGACAAGGAGGGGCTGACGGCGCACCGCGCCAGCGTCGATATTCGCTTGCCGAAGGAGAGCCCATAA
- a CDS encoding low specificity L-threonine aldolase, which yields MPARLLDFRSDTVTRPTLAMRSAMAAAEVGDDVFGEDPTVCALEERLAALLGKEAAIYAPSGTMTNQIGVKVHTQPGDEMICEAGCHIYNYEQAGYVQLSGVAARTVPGKFGVLELSQLEGLVRGGDDHLPRTRLVCLENTHNRGGGKVFPYESIEAICGWAHGKGLATHLDGARLFNAVVATGVAADRWSSHFDTVSVCFSKGLGAPVGSALAGTHEHIRKARRHRKLFGGGMRQAGVIAAGALYALEHHIDRLAEDHANAKRLADAIRAIDGFSLEPEEVDTNIVIFGIAPHLGTAAYVATRLQERGLLMLAISERQIRAVTHLDVNAEDVAAASQILAAVAKTKPGKSDGDAKRRRTSYA from the coding sequence ATGCCCGCTCGTTTGCTCGACTTTCGCAGCGATACGGTGACCCGCCCCACGCTGGCGATGCGTTCCGCCATGGCCGCCGCTGAAGTGGGAGACGATGTGTTTGGCGAGGACCCCACCGTTTGCGCCTTGGAGGAACGCCTTGCCGCGCTGCTGGGCAAGGAAGCCGCTATTTACGCCCCCTCGGGCACCATGACCAATCAAATCGGCGTCAAGGTGCACACGCAGCCAGGGGACGAAATGATCTGCGAGGCGGGCTGCCATATCTACAACTACGAGCAGGCCGGGTATGTGCAGCTAAGCGGCGTCGCCGCGCGCACCGTGCCGGGCAAGTTTGGCGTGCTGGAACTGTCTCAGCTCGAAGGCTTGGTTCGCGGCGGCGACGATCATTTGCCGCGCACGCGGCTTGTGTGTCTGGAAAACACGCATAATCGCGGTGGCGGCAAGGTATTTCCCTATGAGAGTATCGAGGCCATCTGCGGCTGGGCGCACGGCAAGGGGCTGGCCACGCATCTCGATGGGGCACGGCTCTTCAACGCGGTGGTGGCCACCGGCGTCGCGGCCGATCGCTGGTCGAGCCACTTCGATACCGTAAGCGTTTGCTTCAGCAAGGGGCTGGGCGCTCCGGTCGGCTCGGCCCTGGCCGGCACCCACGAGCATATCCGCAAGGCGCGACGCCATCGCAAGCTGTTTGGCGGCGGTATGCGGCAGGCGGGCGTCATCGCGGCAGGCGCCTTGTACGCGCTGGAGCATCACATCGACCGCCTCGCTGAAGACCACGCCAACGCCAAGCGCTTGGCCGACGCCATACGGGCGATCGACGGCTTTTCGCTCGAACCAGAAGAGGTCGACACCAACATCGTCATCTTTGGCATCGCTCCGCATTTGGGAACCGCGGCCTACGTCGCCACACGGCTACAAGAGCGCGGCCTATTGATGCTGGCAATCAGCGAGCGGCAGATTCGCGCTGTGACCCATCTCGACGTGAACGCAGAGGATGTCGCGGCGGCAAGCCAGATTCTGGCCGCGGTCGCCAAGACAAAGCCCGGCAAGTCGGATGGCGACGCCAAGCGACGGCGGACCTCGTACGCCTGA